A window of Oceanispirochaeta sp. contains these coding sequences:
- a CDS encoding D-2-hydroxyacid dehydrogenase, with protein sequence MSIILLDAVTLGMDMDLSLFRDLDDCHIWLTTEDDELVSRIRDSRVIVTNRVHLTKEVLKEADKLELIALTATGFNNVDIEYCRQRGISVANVSSYSTESVTQHCFSMLFYLLEQTRYYDDYVREGRYREDKQFVDVSRPWFELHGKTWGIIGMGAIGRRVAEVAAAFGAHPLYYSTSGHKRPESFPRCSLQELLNKSDIVSVHAPLNEKTQNLMGESEFRNMKKGAFFLNLGRGAIIDEAALALALSSDWIAGAGLDVLTQEPPLDNNPLLKLLGKKLLITPHHAWGSIESRKRLIHEVYENVQAHLRGEKRNLIV encoded by the coding sequence ATGAGTATTATTTTACTGGATGCAGTAACTCTGGGAATGGATATGGATTTATCTCTTTTCAGGGATCTGGACGACTGTCATATCTGGCTTACCACCGAAGACGATGAATTAGTTTCCAGGATCAGAGATTCCCGGGTCATCGTGACCAACAGGGTTCATCTTACAAAAGAAGTCTTAAAAGAAGCGGACAAGCTGGAACTGATCGCCCTCACAGCCACGGGTTTTAATAATGTGGATATCGAGTATTGCAGACAAAGGGGCATCTCTGTTGCCAATGTTTCCTCTTATTCTACCGAAAGTGTGACACAACACTGTTTTTCAATGCTCTTCTATCTCTTGGAGCAAACCCGGTATTACGATGATTATGTGAGGGAAGGACGGTACAGGGAAGATAAGCAGTTTGTCGATGTCTCAAGACCCTGGTTTGAACTCCATGGGAAAACCTGGGGGATTATCGGAATGGGGGCCATCGGCCGCAGGGTTGCCGAAGTTGCTGCAGCCTTTGGAGCACATCCTCTTTATTATAGTACCAGCGGTCATAAACGCCCCGAATCCTTCCCGCGCTGCTCTCTTCAGGAACTGCTCAACAAATCCGATATTGTGTCGGTTCATGCTCCTTTGAATGAAAAGACTCAGAATCTGATGGGAGAAAGTGAGTTCCGAAACATGAAAAAAGGGGCTTTCTTTCTAAATCTTGGTCGAGGTGCCATCATCGATGAAGCAGCTCTAGCTCTGGCTCTCTCCTCGGACTGGATCGCCGGTGCAGGACTGGATGTCTTGACTCAGGAGCCGCCTTTAGATAACAATCCTCTACTTAAACTACTCGGTAAAAAACTTCTTATTACTCCTCATCATGCCTGGGGGAGTATCGAATCCAGAAAGAGACTGATTCATGAAGTCTATGAAAATGTACAGGCCCATCTCAGGGGTGAAAAAAGAAACCTGATCGTATAA